DNA sequence from the Parasphaerochaeta coccoides DSM 17374 genome:
TTCTCACCGTATCTTCAAGGTAGGAAATCTTCGTCTCCAGAGCAGTGAACCTCTCGTCTTGTTCCATATGCATGGTTCTCCTTGGACTGGCATTCTGCCAGCGTCCACATCATACGTGAGAAACAAAGGGAGGAAAAGCATCTTCAGCTTCTCCGTCCCAAAAAGGGAAAAATTTTGAAATGCATTGTCGTTGAAACCTAAGCATAGTATCATAAAAGTGTATTCAGATACTTCGTCATGAAGTTTGGAGGACAGAATGAAGAAATACGTTTGTGATTTGTGCGGCTATATCTATGATCCTGCTGACGGTGACCCGGATGGCGGAGTTGCCGCAGGAACCGCTTTCGCTGATATCCCTGATGACTGGGTATGCCCAGAGTGTGGTGCTGGCAAAGACGATTTCTCCCCTGTGGAAGACTAATCGAATCTCACGTCTATAAAGGGGTTGTCGCACATTGGCGGCAGCCCCTTTTCTTATAACCTCCATTTTCTTGCTTTCTTGTGTTTATACACCTAAAAATGAAAAAATCCACAATATTCGCATCCAAAATCACCAACTAACCCGAAAGTATTATATGCTTTTCATGCAAAATAATACTTTTGGGTAATAGCTTTCTGCCATCACCACGTTTATACTATTTCCTAATTACTACCATATGCGTAAGCTGGCATGTCATCATCTTCTTCATGGAGAAAGGAAAAGATACTATGAGAGA
Encoded proteins:
- the rd gene encoding rubredoxin is translated as MKKYVCDLCGYIYDPADGDPDGGVAAGTAFADIPDDWVCPECGAGKDDFSPVED